From the Psilocybe cubensis strain MGC-MH-2018 chromosome 9, whole genome shotgun sequence genome, one window contains:
- a CDS encoding Aldo-keto reductase str7 has translation MSLPTRKIGNDDVTAMGFGLMGMSAFYGPIDSDEDRFKVLDAAFDAGCTNWDSANIYGDSEVLLGKWFKRTGKRKDLFIATKFGFTLQGPNNKPEYIRECCDSSLKKMGIETIDLYYCHRVDENIPIEDTVGHMAQLVKEGKVRYLGLSEVSGDTLRRAHAVHPISAVQIEYSPFCLDMELQTTGLKAACDELGVAIVAYSPLGRGLLTGTYKSNADIPADDFRKTVPKFSDKNFPNLLKLVACMENIGKKHKATAGQVCLAWILAQGNNIIPIPGTKRVKYLKENLESLNVKLSPEEIAEIRKTAEEADKHHLDRYPAEMMTALFANTVVIF, from the exons ATGTCACTTCCTACGAGAAAAATCGGCAACGACGATGTCACCGCTATGGGGTTCGGTTTGATGGGCATGTCTGCGTTCTATGGGCCTATCGACAGTGACGAGGACAGGTTTAag GTTCTCGATGCAGCTTTTGACGCGGGCTGCACGAACTGGGACTCGGCGAACATATACGGCGACAGTGAAGTACTCCTAGGCAAATG GTTCAAGCGAACGGGAAAGCGGAAGGATCTGTTTATCGCGACCAAGTTCGGGTTCACACTTCAAGGCCCGAACAACAAACCAGAGTATATTCGAGAGTGTTGTGATTCGTCTCTTAAAAAGATGGGAATCGAGACGATTGATCTGTATTATTGCCAT AGGGTggatgagaatattcccattgAG GATACTGTCGGCCACATGGCCCAACTAGTCAA AGAAGGAAAAGTGAGGTATCTAGGTCTATCCGAAGTATCCGGGGACACTCTACGTCGCGCACACGCTGTACATCCCATTTCCGCTGTGCAGATCGAGTACTCCCCCTTCTGCCTCGACATGGAACTGCAGACGACCGGTCTGAAGGCGGCGTGCGATGAGCTTGGTGTGGCGATCGTTGCGTATTCTCCCCTTGGGAGAGGTCTGTTGACAGGGACCTAT AAATCGAACGCAGATATTCCAGCAGATGATTTTAGGAAGACTGTGCCAAA GTTCAGTGATAAGAACTTCCCGAATTTGTTGAAGCTGGTCGCCTGCATGGAGAACATTGGCAAAAAGCATAAAGCTACAGCTGGCCAAGTATGCCTTGCGTGGATTCTTGCTCAAGGCAATAATATTATCCCCATTCCTGGTACAAAGAGAGTCAAA TATTTGAAAGAGAATCTCGAATCGCTCAATGTCAAGCTTAGTCCAGAAGAGATCGCAGAGATCAGGAAGACGGCAGAGGAAGCAGACAAGCACCATCTTGACCGATATCCTGCTGAGATGATGACGGCGCTCTTTGCGAATACA GTTGTAATATTTTAG
- a CDS encoding Aldo-keto reductase str7 — protein MPLPTRKIGQDNVSAIGFGLMGLSAYYGPIENDEDRFKVLNAALEAGCTNWDSSDIYGDSEELLGKWFKRTGKRDQIFLATKFGVTPQGANGTPEYVRSAVESSLKKLGIDTIDLYYVHRIDQTVPIEITMRALAELVKEGKVRYIGLSEMSAATLRRAHAVHPVAAIQIEYSPFYLDIENDKVALLKTCRELGIAVVAYSPLGRGMLTGTYKSHDDIPDGEWRKTIPKFSRENFPNILKLVSEFQEIGKSHGATAGQVALAWLLAQGDDIIPIPGTKKIKYLKENIAAADVSLTQDEIARIRNLAEAVNAAAGDLERYPVGDMVTLLADTPELK, from the exons aTGCCTCTGCCTACTCGAAAAATCGGCCAAGATAATGTCTCTGCCATTGGATTTGGACTCATGGGACTCTCAGCATACTACGGGCCCATCGAGAACGATGAAGACAGATTCAAG GTCCTCAATGCTGCCCTAGAAGCTGGCTGCACCAACTGGGACTCGTCTGATATATATGGCGACAGTGAAGAGCTTCTTGGGAAGTG GTTCAAGCGTACTGGAAAGAGGGACCAAATTTTCCTAGCGACCAAATTTGGAGTTACCCCTCAAGGTGCAAATGGTACACCCGAATACGTCAGGTCTGCCGTCGAGAGCTCTCTCAAGAAACTCGGAATCGATACCATTGACCTTTACTATGTCCAC CGTATTGATCAAACTGTCCCTATTGAG ATCACTATGAGAGCTTTGGCTGAGCTCGTAAA GGAAGGCAAAGTACGATACATTGGCTTATCCGAGATGTCAGCTGCGACCCTTCGAAGGGCTCATGCAGTTCACCCCGTGGCCGCCATTCAAATTGAATATTCTCCCTTTTATCTGGACATAGAGAACGACAAGGTTGCGCTGCTAAAGACCTGCCGTGAGCTTGGAATTGCAGTGGTGGCCTACTCTCCTTTGGGCAGAGGCATGCTAACAGGAACATAC AAATCCCACGACGACATTCCAGACGGAGAATGGAGGAAGACAATTCCCAA ATTCTCAAGGGAAAACTTCCCCAACATTTTGAAGCTCGTTTCCGAATTCCAAGAGATAGGCAAAAGCCACGGCGCTACCGCTGGTCAAGTTGCACTCGCCTGGTTACTTGCTCAAGGGGACGATATCATTCCAATCCCTGGAACCAAGAAGATTAAG TACCTAAAGGAGAATATCGCGGCTGCTGATGTGTCGCTCACCCAAGATGAGATTGCTAGGATCAGAAACTTGGCTGAAGCCGTCAATGCCGCTGCTGGTGATTTGGAGAGGTACCCAGTGGGAGACATGGTCACACTTCTCGCCGATACGCCGGAGTTGAAATGA
- a CDS encoding putative lactate 2-monooxygenase PB1A11.03 has product MDPTNKPKGPSPHYSLYQREVFKNGGEKGVLPSFSVHAEELSNSVKTKLNDRGYFYVNSNAGLGWTDRANSQGELVPAKIAGELGLPVPYDDTGIHGEGASKAPRFFQLYMGHDDEVTISLLERAWKSGFDVCMLTLDTWQLGWRPTDINIANYTFYYPGSVGNEIGESDPVFMRKYGDELKKDSGKWIDSSVWHGKAHTWEKIPWVIKEWKRISNGRPFLLKGIQSVDDARKALELGCEGIVVSNHAGRQVDGAVGSLEVLPDIVDAVGDKMKIIFDSGIRTGADIFKAIALGAHAVQVGRLYVWGMSHEGESGCRHVMKSLLADLDILMTVAGYQSITSDVTRKALRYNPHGTFPAPQEHAKL; this is encoded by the exons ATGGATCCTACGAACAAGCCAAAAGGACCATCTCCCCACTATTCCCTATACCAACGGGAAGTTTTCAAAAATGGCGGTGAAAAAGGCGTCC TTCCTAGTTTCTCGGTACACGCAGAAGAGCTTTCGAACTCTGTGAAAACCAAACTGAACGACCGTGGATACTTCTATGTCAATTCCAATGCAGGACTTGGCTGGACTGATAGAGCGAATAG TCAAGGAGAGTTGGTTCCAGCAAAGATTGCGGGAGAGCTTGGTCTTCCC GTGCCATATGATGATACGGGTATTCATGGCGAAGGAGCTTCGAAAGCACCGAGGTTCTTTCAGCTTTACATGGGCCATGACGACGAAGTG ACGATCAGTCTCCTAGAACGTGCTTGGAAGAGTGGATTTGACGTCTGTATGTTAACGTTGGACACCTGGCAGCTTGGATGGCGGCCTACTGATATTAACATTGCCAACTATAC CTTCTACTATCCTGGAAGT GTTGGAAATGAGATCGGAGAGTCTGATCCAGTCTTTATGAGGAAATATGGGGACGAGCTGAAGAAAGACAGCGGAAAATGGATCGATTCATCGGTGTGGCACGGTAAAGCGCACACCTGGGAAAAAATACCATGGGTAATCAAAGAG TGGAAGCGTATATCAAACGGTCGCCCATTCCTTTTGAAAGGCATACAGAGTGTGGATGATGCGCGCAAGGCTTTGGAGCTGGGCTGTGAAGGAATTGTGGTGTCCAATCATGCTGGACGTCAGGTGGATGGCGCAGTTGGAAGCTTGGAAGTTCTTCCAGACATAGTCGATGCTGTTGGAGATA AAATGAAGATCATCTTCGATTCAGGAATAAGGACCGGAGCGGATATTTTCAAAGCCATTGCATTAGGCGCGCACGCTGTTCAGGTGGGACGCCTTTATGTCTGGGGAATGTCACATGAAGGAGAAAGTGGATGCCGCCATGTTATGAAGAGTCTCCTTGCT GATCTGGATATTTTAATGACGGTTGCAGGTTATCAATCAATTACCAGTGATGTTACAAGAAAAGCATTGCGGTACAATCCTCACGGAACATTCCCTGCACCTCAAGAACATGCAAAGTTATGA
- a CDS encoding Short-chain dehydrogenase codes for MGNIGSQSFSPSTDLVDLKGKVIIVTGGNRGIGLATVRHLARAGAKVYLAARDESKATGAIAQLEHEGLGPGNGEVIWLKLDLSDPRDAKKGAEEFLKRESRLDILVNNAALMQGDFTIGPDGVATMVVINYISPFVFTQTLIPLLQQTAKENNSDVRIVNVTSIMHKMVSVPNLKFDEPADFNLDFRGKYFAGLQRYGKSIHSYSKLIMSLWTKSLHRRLNADKTAPITVIAVHPGGVDTFSHNWPLPKITGFLARLAISTTDVGAYTSVFAAAGKKVADNKQVYQGAYLENKPTGKIAEPYKAVLDEALGDQLWETTVKFLGNIGVVV; via the exons ATGGGCAACATTGGTTCGCAAAGTTTCTCTCCTTCAACGGATCTGGTGGATCTGAAAGGAAAAGTGATCATTGTTACTGGAGGAAA TCGTGGAATAGGATTGGCTACCGTCAGACATCTTGCGAGAGCGGGTGCCAAGGTATACCTTGCTGCAAGAGATGAGTCCAAAGCTACTGGCGCGATAGCTCAGCTGGAACACGAAGGATTGGGTCCGGGGAATGGTGAGGTGATATGGTTGAAGTTGGACCTTTCGGACCCGAGGGACGCAAAGAAAGGTGCAGAGGAATTCCTGAAGCGTGAATCTAGGTTGGATATTTTAG TGAATAATGCGGCACT GATGCAAGGTGATTTTACCATTGGACCAGATG GAGTGGCCACCATGGTTGTGATAAA CTACATTAGTCCGTTCGTTTTCACACAGACTCTTATCCCACTTCTACAACAAACTGCAAAGGAGAATAATTCTGATGTTCGAATTGTCAAT GTCACATCGATTATGCACAAAATGGTTTCGGTCCCCAATTTAAAATTCGATGAACCTGCAGACTTCAATCTTGATTTCCGGGGGAAGTATTTTGCAGGTCTCCAACGCTATGGCAAGTCAATACACA GCTACTCAAAGCTGATAATGTCTTTATGGACCAAGTCCCTTCATCGACGATTGAATGCAGACAAGACGGCACCTATTACTGTGATTGCAGTACATCCTGGAGGAGTCGACACCTTCTCCCATAATTGGCCCCTTCCCAAAATTACGGGATTTCTAGCCCGTTTGGCTATCTCGACCACAGATGTAGGAGCGTACACATCAGTATTTGCTGCAGCTGGGAAGAAAGTGGCGGATAACAAGCAGGTGTATCAAGGAGCCTATTTAGAGAACAAACCAACTGGCAAAATCGCGGAGCCGTACAAGGCAGTTTTGGACGAGGCTCTTGGAGATCAACTGTGGGAGACTACCGTGAAGTTTTTAGGAAATATCGGTGTTGTAGTTTGA
- a CDS encoding Short-chain dehydrogenase — MLFSKKFDPKTDLNDLSGKVALITGANCATVKHLAVKGAKVYLGSRSEEKGIEAVQKLTDEGIAAGQVIALQCDIGTPASARQAAENFLKLENRLDILVNNAGCTYDTTDKTAANGLSIIRSFIRKLDVADVLGHFQKLTKLFSHFGTFQFTKSLLPLLIKTSEETNSDVRIVNVSSEIHRRGLGSKPFVDFSTIEPFKETYANDMVPWMSRYIVSKLAMVTFSNALQRKLSSTSIICMSIHPGTVNTTFHTHFNYPRLTNFIASIFFKGPEEGAYNSALAAASPIVRQCADKYKGAYLYPVGRIISPAPATMSTQVQDDLWETTEKYLREHP, encoded by the exons ATGCTGTTCTCCAAGAAATTTGACCCCAAGACCGACCTGAATGACCTTTCTGGGAAGGTCGCTCTCATTACAGGCGCCAA TTGTGCTACAGTCAAACACCTGGCGGTAAAAGGTGCAAAGGTGTACCTGGGTTCACGATCAGAGGAGAAGGGAATCGAGGCGGTACAGAAGCTGACTGATGAGGGTATAGCGGCTGGTCAGGTCATAGCCCTTCAATGCGATATTGGCACACCGGCTTCTGCTAGACAAGCTGCAGAAAATTTTCTCAAACTAGAGAATCGTCTCGATATTCTTG TCAATAATGCTGGATG TACATACGACACTACCGATAAAACAGCTGCTAATGGTTTGTCGATTATCCGTAGTTTCATACGGAAGCTAGATGTGGCTGACGTCTTGGGGCATTTCCAG AAGTTGACCAAATTATTTAGTCATTTTGGAACATTCCAATTTACAAAATCACTCCTTCCTCTGCTTATCAAGACGTCCGAGGAAACTAACTCTGATGTTAGAATCGTTAAT GTTTCATCAGAAATACATCGACGAGGATTGGGATCGAAACCCTTTGTTGATTTTAGCACCATCGAGCCATTCAAGGAGACCTACGCCAACGACATGGTACCCTGGATGTCTCGATACA TCGTCTCCAAACTCGCTATGGTCACCTTTTCTAATGCTCTTCAACGCAAGCTATCCTCGACAAGCATCATCTGCATGTCGATTCACCCTGGGACAGTCAACACGACGTTCCATACCCACTTCAACTATCCACGGCTAACAAACTTCATCGCCTCGATCTTCTTCAAAGGCCCAGAGGAAGGTGCATACAACTCTGCTCTTGCTGCCGCTTCACCGATTGTGCGACAATGCGCGGACAAGTACAAGGGTGCCTATCTTTATCCTGTTGGTCGAATCATTAGCCCCGCGCCCGCAACTATGAGTACTCAAGTACAGGATGATTTATGGGAGACAACGGAGAAGTATTTGCGTGAACATCCCTAA
- a CDS encoding Aldo-keto reductase yakc [NADP(+)]: MGKKYSASWDPNFLAWILAQGKIVMPIPGTKDVKLSPEDLAAIRKAAEKADGLHFDRYAPGMVEKVFVDTAIPL, from the exons ATGGGCAAAAAGTATAGCGCGTCATGGGATCCAAATTTCCTGGCATGGATCCTTGCTCAAGGGAAAATCGTCATGCCCATCCCGGGTACCAAAGACGTCAAG CTCAGTCCTGAAGATCTTGCTGCTATCAGGAAGGCTGCGGAAAAGGCGGATGGGCTACACTTTGACCGATATGCTCCTGGAATGGTGGAAAAGGTGTTTGTAGACACGGCTATTCCATTGTGA
- a CDS encoding Calcium-dependent protein kinase 4 produces MESPPLKVTFSFEAGQRDFDESERQEFWDSPDTIEWFKLRGYTLYQRGYATYSTGETWPTDSSYPVFPPESDGEFIDVEYPYSSYDITFNVRKGCPPQPLLGACEMSGKVVFAQDTHKRHVAIKIVHADTDEYRVLRFLSQQNLEVLKENCILPVLDLLPNDGFWFAVMPRWGSNLFRPFFTYTFEIIDIMHSCLKGLSYLHEHNIVHGDIKFENMLLSHFSNMSNRRENRVIRYALCDYDCSIMFPPTANKTDCRLPHYESWGTFNLSYDTAGGEYDYDPFALDVGGLGVQFSQNFGVVAAKIHFLAPLIDKMTTWDISQRFTASEALIFFEERLAEVPEEALRDHIRGAHPDKAYLEWDIWEDVPAEFAEEWKIYRTPPIPWHLQTLRFLDRHLSRLNPYILPKTRFYLSCLASVFKTVYSFVFSSKIAI; encoded by the exons ATGGAG TCACCTCCCCTCAAAGTCACATTTTCGTTTGAGGCAGGACAACGTGATTTTGACGAGTCAGAGCGTCAGGAGTTTTGGGACTCCCCTGACACCATCGAATGGTTTAAGCTCCGTGGATACACTCTGTACCAGCGTGGATACGCTACCTATTCGACGGGGGAAACATGGCCAACGGACTCGTCGTATCCTGTCTTCCCCCCGGAGTCCGACGGCGAATTTATTGATGTCGAGTATCCATATTCATCGTACGACATTACTTTCAATGTCAGGAAGGGTTGCCCACCTCAACCTCTCCTTGGCGCCTGTGAGATGAGT GGAAAAGTTGTGTTTGCACAAGACACGCATAAGCGACATGTTGCGATTAAAATTGTGCATGCTGACACGGACGAGTATCGTGTGCTACGATTTTTGAGCCAACAGAACCTTGAGGTGTTGAAGGAGAACTGTATCCTTCCTGTCCTGGATTTGTTACCCAATGATGGATTCTGGTTTGCTGTTATGCCGAG atGGGGGTCGAATCTTTTTCGTCCTTTCTTTACCTATACGTTCGAAATCATTGATATCATGCATTCATGCTTGAAG GGATTAAGCTATCTTCACGAACACAATATCGTTCATGGG GACATCAAGTTTGAGAACATGTTGTTAAGCCATTTTTCCAACATGTCAAAT CGTCGAGAAAATAGGGTAATCCGATACGCCCTTTGCGACTACGATTGCTCGATTATGTTTCCGCCCACAGCGAATAAAACGGACTGTCGACTCCCCCATTACGAGTCCTGGGGCACGTTCAATCTAAGCTACGATACAGCAGGTGGAGAGTACGACTATGATCCGTTTGCCTTGGATGTGGGCGGGCTTGGTGTACAATTTTCTCAGAATTTCGGC GTTGTAGCAGCCAAGATTCACTTTCTGGCACCATTGATCGATAAGATGACAACTTGGGATATCAGTCAACGATTCACGGCATCGGAGGCtctcatattttttgaaGAACGTCTAGCGGAAGTTCCAGAAGAGGCACTCCGTGATCACATCAGAGGCGCTCACCCCGATAAGGCCTATTTAGAATGGGACATATGGGAAGATGTTCCTGCTGAATTTGCAGAGGAATGGAAAATATACAGGACCCCACCCATCCCTTGGCATCTACAAACACTCCGCTTCTTGGACCGACACTTGTCAAGATTGAATCCGTATATCCTCCCCAAGACCCGGTTCTACCTGTCGTGTCTGGCGTCTGTGTTTAAAACAGTTTACAGTTTTGTTTTCTCCTCGAAAATTGCCATTTAA
- a CDS encoding Aldo-keto reductase str7, producing MTALLRKLGADQVSAIGLGVMRASVFYGTPDSDEERFKLFDAALAEGSTFWDTAAYYGDNEELIGRWFKHSGKRDKIFIATKGGFTRAGTNNDPEFLKAGLETSLKNLGVDTIDLYYLARIQHSIPIEKTVAVLAEFVKAGKVKYIGLSECSAATLRRAHAIHPITAVEVEYSPFALDIEGEKNGLLKTCRELGVAVVAYSPLGRGVLTGAYKSPDDFHPDDVRRRFPRFSKEAFPHILNVVDVLEKIAKVHNATSGQVTLAWILAQGEDIIPIPGTKTVKYLAENAGAVNVKLTAEDVDAIRQSAQKLESVVGDLPRYPEGLTNDLFADTVELS from the exons ATGACTGCACTGTTAAGAAAGTTAGGCGCCGACCAGGTCTCAGCCATCGGACTAGGAGTTATGAGAGCATCCGTATTTTATGGAACTCCGGATAGTGATGAAGAAAGGTTCAAG CTTTTTGACGCTGCACTGGCTGAAGGTTCGACATTCTGGGACACTGCTGCATATTATGGCGATAACGAAGAGTTGATCGGAAGATG GTTCAAGCATTCAGGAAAGCGAGATAAGATATTTATCGCGACCAAAGGGGGATTTACCCGTGCTGGCACAAACAATGACCCAGAATTTCTCAAAGCTGGGTTAGAGACTTCGTTGAAGAATTTGGGAGTCGATACCATTGACCTTTATTATCTTGCT CGTATTCAACATAGCATTCCTATTGAG AAAACTGTCGCAGTACTTGCGGAGTTTGTCAA AGCGGGGAAGGTTAAATACATAGGCCTATCTGAATGCTCTGCTGCCACACTTCGCCGTGCGCATGCCATACACCCCATCACGGCGGTAGAGGTCGAATACTCTCCATTTGCACTCGATATAGAAGGCGAGAAAAACGGGCTACTGAAAACGTGTCGCGAGCTTGGAGTAGCTGTCGTAGCCTACTCCCCTTTGGGAAGGGGTGTTTTGACCGGTGCATAT AAATCCCCTGATGACTTCCATCCTGACGatgtgaggaggaggttcccAAG GTTTTCCAAAGAGGCCTTCCCACATATTTTGAACGTCGTCGACGTTCTGGAAAAAATTGCTAAAGTGCATAATGCTACGTCGGGACAGGTCACACTTGCATGGATTCTCGCGCAGGGAGAAGATATTATACCAATCCCAGGAACTAAGACAGTCAAG TATCTTGCAGAAAACGCCGGTGCAGTCAATGTAAAATTGACAGCAGAGGATGTCGACGCAATCAGGCAGAGTGCCCAAAAGTTGGAATCTGTTGTTGGCGACCTGCCTCGATACCCCGAAGGCCTCACAAATGATTTGTTTGCAGACACTGTCGAACTGTCGTAA
- a CDS encoding Ribosome-recycling factor codes for MFSAAVVLRNARPNLVRSLMYTTTTIAGVKAISSLSQFSPKLLNGNGHRGYATENKIKSTSSFVPGSKQPITDEAAQQEYAKAEAAMKTSVEWFRKECAASEARALGRVTPALLSPVRVKLPDTDKSVRLEELATVGVREGSTLLITLYDEHSIKHVEAALYDSGIPGVVPHRQDNRTIKVPIPKPTVEARKELFTIAKRKAEDIRVQIRKQHAASLKRGKYEKHSVELEEFQKLTDKYIKETDKVLADLQKATGGK; via the exons ATGTTCTCTGCTGCTGTGGTGTTGCGAAATGCGCGCCCGAATCTAGTTCGCTCATTAATGTACACGACAACCACCATTGCAGGTGTCAAGGCTATCTCCTCATTGTCCCAATTCTCTCCCAAGCTCCTCAATGGCAATGGTCACCGGGGCTACGCCACcgaaaacaaaataaaatccacctcctccttcgTACCGGGGTCCAAGCAGCCTATCACCGACGAGGCAGCCCAGCAGGAATATGCTAAAGCAGAGGCAGCCATGAAAACTTCCGTCGAGTGGTTCAGGAAGGAGTGTGCAGCTTCCGAGGCGCGTGCCCTTGGACGCGTTACGCCCGCGTTGCTGTCCCCAGTGCGGGTCAAGCTCCCCGACACGGACAAGTCGGTGAGGTTAGAGGAGCTGGCGACGGTCGGCGTGCGGGAGGGCTCGACGCTGCTCATCACGTTGTATGACGAACAT TCCATAAAACATGTCGAAGCGGCGCTATATGACTCGGGTATTCCGGGAGTTGTCCCACATCGACAGGACAATCGGACCATTAAAGTTCCTATTCCCAA ACCAACAGTGGAAGCACGAAAGGAACTATTCACAATTGCAAAACGAAAAGCTGAAGACATCCGGGTCCAAATCCGAAAACAGCACGCTGCCAGCTTGAAGCGCGGCAAATACGAGAAGCATTCCGTTGAACTAGAGGAG TTCCAGAAACTGACAGACAAATACATCAAGGAGACCGACAAGGTTCTTGCTGATCTCCAAAAGGCGACTGGGGGAAAGTAA
- a CDS encoding Eukaryotic translation initiation factor 4E type 2 → MSSNDTESPAPAAAPTITTTAATGSSTSSSSSTTKKTGGARLPSLNQLAARINSNAAAANGGTAPALQPSTTSAPRPRLAAFALRTGSTTSLNTAASTTDSIAVNAPSTRSVSPAFSNASQQSSATTGASAAGDGGGEPLTTEGLEKLNQETASADGTVKIPIPVAAEAPKKKVGYKNIPSLDAITARLAKTRASQLSVDGSTMPPEPEMIEDPKTPGVPMKAPEHPLQFPWTIYHDSKAKFPYTPATAAPGHGFSQPAPGTNSSTVPVNEPYSASHPPESTEYEAGLTVIGEFDTVEEFCRYFNWLKPPSKLEKNSNYHIFKSGIKPMWEDPANANGGKWVLTMKNNPALLDRCWSWLAMALVGEELEDGDEICGAVVSLRSKVDRIQVWTRGKDDVDKLNGIGKRLVKLLDVSEADNIGLEFQFNSDDRPPPNKYLSIQSAPTSSFRPSFQSAGSGPPSAGVGHASTRSFGGDASGAFGGFGTGMGIGAQAWKAGSKRI, encoded by the exons ATGAGCTCCAACGACACTGAAAGCCCCGCGCCAGCAGCGGCACCCACCATCACAACCACTGCGGCGACTGGATCGTCGacatcatcgtcctcgtccaccacaaagaaaacaggcGGCGCTCGCCTGCCCTCGCTCAACCAGCTCGCAGCTCGCATCAACAGCaacgccgccgctgccaacGGAGGCACAGCACCCGCTCTCCAGCCTAGCACGACCTCGGCCCCACGACCACGCCTCGCAGCGTTTGCACTGCGCACGGGGTCGACAACGAGCTTGAACACCGCGGCGTCTACTACTGACTCTATCGCGGTGAACGCCCCCAGCACACGATCCGTGTCGCCAGCATTCAGCAATGCATCTCAGCAGAGCAGCGCAACAACAGGGGCGAGTGCTGCTGGAGATGGCGGCGGGGAGCCGCTCACCACGGAGGGGCTCGAGAAGCTGAACCAGGAGACGGCGTCGGCGGATGGCACGGTGAAGATCCCCATCCCCGTCGCTGCGGAGgcgccgaagaagaaggtgGGGTACAAGAATATCCCCAGCTTGGATGCGATCACTGCGCGCCTGGCGAAGACGCGCGCGAGTCAGTTGAGTGTCGACGGCTCGACGATGCCACCTGAGCCGGAGATGATTGAAGATCCCAAGACGCCTGGTGTGCCGATGAAAGCACCTGAGCATCCTCTGCAGTTCCCTTG GACGATATATCACGACTCAAAAGCAAAGTTCCCTTATACGCCAGCGACAGCTGCACCAGGGCACGGCTTCAGTCAACCAGCTCCAGGGACCAACTCCTCCACCGTCCCTGTCAACGAACCCTACTCTGCCTCTCACCCACCCGAGAGTACAGAATACGAAGCTGGTCTCACCGTCATCGGTGAATTTGACACCGTCGAGGAATTCTGCCGCTACTTCAACTGGCTGAAGCCGCCCTCGAAGCTGGAGAAGAACAGCAACTATCACATCTTCAAGTCGGGCATCAAGCCCATGTGGGAGGATCCCGCGAACGCAAATGGCGGGAAATGGGTTCTGACAATGAAGAACAACCCTGCTCTTTTGGATCGCTGTTGGAGCTGGCTTGCTATGGCGCTTGTAGGCGAGGAGCTTGAGGATGGAGATGAGATCTGCGGCGCGGTTGTAAGTTTGAGGAGCAAAGTCGATCGGATCCAAGTTTGGACTCGCGGAAAGGACGACGTCGACAAGCTCAATGGAATTGGAAAACGACTAGTCAAGCTTTTGGATGTCAGTGAAGCCGACAACATTGGACTTGAATTCCAG TTCAACAGCGACGACCGACCCCCTCCGAACAAATATCTCTCCATCCAGTCGGCACCTACGTCGTCGTTCCGTCCTTCATTCCAGAGTGCGGGATCTGGTCCACCATCTGCCGGCGTCGGTCACGCATCTACACGGTCTTTCGGTGGAGATGCGTCTGGTGCCTTTGGTGGTTTCGGGACAGGGATGGGTATCGGTGCACAAGCGTGGAAGGCTGGTAGCAAACGTATCTAA